A window from Microbacterium ginsengiterrae encodes these proteins:
- a CDS encoding 6-phosphofructokinase, whose product MKIGILTSGGDCPGLNAVIRGVVLKGSTSYDLEFVGIRDGWRGVVEGDFMPLTRHEVKGLSKVGGTILGTSRTNPYEGERGGAENIAKTLYGHKIDGIIAIGGEGTLAAADRLSKDGIKVLGVPKTIDNDLRATDYSFGFDTAVNIATDAMDRLRTTGDSHQRCMVAEVMGRHVGWIALHAGIAAGAHVICIPEVPMSIDEIAAQVASAHDRGRAPLVVVSEGFTLEGMDEAYSDKGLDAFNRPRLGGIGDQLAPMIEKITGVETRATILGHIQRGGSPSAFDRVLATRLGLHAADAIVDGAWGQMVAMKGTDIVRVPFEEALGELNTVPRYRYDEAAALFG is encoded by the coding sequence ATGAAGATCGGTATCCTCACCAGCGGCGGCGACTGCCCCGGCCTCAACGCAGTGATCCGCGGCGTCGTCCTGAAGGGCTCGACCTCGTACGACCTCGAGTTCGTCGGCATCCGAGACGGATGGCGCGGCGTCGTCGAGGGCGACTTCATGCCGCTCACGCGTCATGAGGTGAAGGGGCTGTCCAAGGTGGGCGGCACGATCCTCGGCACGAGCCGTACCAACCCGTACGAGGGGGAGCGCGGCGGTGCCGAGAACATCGCCAAGACCCTGTACGGCCACAAGATCGACGGCATCATCGCCATCGGCGGCGAGGGGACCCTCGCGGCCGCCGACCGCCTGTCGAAGGACGGCATCAAGGTCCTCGGCGTGCCGAAGACGATCGACAACGACCTCCGCGCCACCGACTACTCGTTCGGCTTCGACACCGCCGTGAACATCGCCACCGACGCGATGGACCGGCTGCGCACGACCGGGGACTCGCACCAGCGCTGCATGGTGGCCGAGGTCATGGGGCGCCACGTCGGCTGGATCGCGCTGCACGCCGGTATCGCTGCGGGTGCCCACGTCATCTGCATCCCCGAGGTGCCGATGTCGATCGACGAGATCGCGGCCCAGGTCGCCAGCGCCCACGACCGTGGTCGGGCTCCGCTCGTCGTCGTGTCGGAGGGCTTCACCCTCGAGGGCATGGACGAGGCTTACAGCGACAAGGGCCTCGACGCGTTCAACCGGCCCCGGCTCGGCGGTATCGGCGACCAGTTGGCGCCGATGATCGAGAAGATCACGGGCGTGGAGACGCGCGCGACGATCCTCGGGCACATCCAGCGCGGCGGTTCGCCTTCCGCGTTCGACCGGGTGCTCGCGACCCGCCTCGGACTGCACGCCGCCGACGCGATCGTCGACGGCGCGTGGGGCCAGATGGTCGCGATGAAGGGGACCGACATCGTGCGTGTGCCGTTCGAAGAGGCCCTCGGCGAGCTCAACACGGTGCCGCGGTACCGCTACGACGAGGCCGCTGCACTCTTCGGTTGA
- a CDS encoding prolyl oligopeptidase family serine peptidase: MTNAPIAPRRSHVRTHHGDSFDDPYEWLREKDSPEVIAHLEAENAYTDEATAHLEGLREQIFQEIKGRVQETDLSVPTRRGDWWYYSRSEEGAQYGIHCRAAAEPGDWTPPTLEPGVPVPGEEILLDGNVEAEGHEFFSLGSFDVSDDATRLLWAPDTEGDELYTIRVRDLATGEVLADEIPKTGGGFFTPDGSAIIYTTRDEAWRPDTLWLHRLGTPVAEDVKLFHEPDERFWLGAGITRSRRYLVIGVGSSVTSEEYLVDLRGDITAEPQLVWPRAEGVEYEIDHTVVDGEDRLLILHNAGALDFELVSVAASDPQGERTVVMAHEPGRRILGVDCFRDVTVVGYRSEGLERVGLLDPRNGQVDELAFDEPLFSAGPAGNPEWHSPFLRLSYTSFVTPSTVYDLDLATRELVLRKQQPVLGGYAPEEYGQERRWATAPDGTRVPISLVWKKSFGDPGAGVRPVHLYGYGSYEHSIDPGFSVARLSELDRGVVFAVAHVRGGGEMGRGWYEDGKLRNKRNTFTDFVACAEHLIETGVTSAERMVAEGGSAGGLLMGAVANLAPSTFAGILASVPFVDALTSILDPSLPLTVIEWDEWGDPLHDPEVYEYMKSYTPYENVRQDAGYPRILAMTSLNDTRVLYVEPAKWVAALRHSGAKDVLLKCEMAAGHGGVSGRYNAWRERAFELAWMLDTLGLA, encoded by the coding sequence GTGACCAACGCCCCCATCGCCCCCCGCCGCTCACACGTCCGCACGCACCACGGCGACTCGTTCGACGATCCGTATGAGTGGTTGCGTGAGAAGGACTCCCCCGAGGTGATCGCGCACCTGGAAGCGGAGAACGCGTACACCGATGAGGCGACGGCGCACCTCGAGGGGCTGCGGGAGCAGATCTTCCAGGAGATCAAGGGGCGCGTGCAGGAGACCGACCTGTCGGTGCCCACGCGTCGCGGCGACTGGTGGTACTACAGCCGCAGCGAGGAGGGCGCGCAGTACGGCATCCACTGCCGCGCTGCCGCTGAGCCCGGCGATTGGACCCCTCCGACCCTCGAGCCCGGCGTACCGGTGCCCGGCGAGGAGATCCTGCTGGACGGCAACGTCGAGGCGGAGGGCCACGAGTTCTTCTCGCTGGGCTCCTTCGACGTGTCGGACGATGCCACCCGTCTGCTCTGGGCTCCCGACACCGAGGGTGACGAGCTCTACACGATCCGCGTGCGCGACCTCGCCACCGGGGAGGTCCTCGCCGATGAGATCCCGAAGACCGGCGGCGGGTTCTTCACCCCGGACGGCTCGGCGATCATCTACACGACCCGCGATGAGGCCTGGCGCCCCGACACGCTGTGGCTGCACCGGCTCGGAACGCCGGTCGCCGAGGATGTGAAGCTCTTCCACGAGCCCGACGAGCGGTTCTGGCTCGGTGCCGGGATCACCCGCAGCCGCCGTTACCTCGTCATCGGCGTCGGTTCGAGCGTTACGAGCGAGGAATACCTCGTGGACCTGCGGGGCGACATCACGGCCGAACCGCAGCTCGTCTGGCCGCGGGCGGAGGGCGTCGAGTACGAGATCGACCACACCGTGGTCGACGGCGAGGACCGGCTGCTCATCCTCCACAACGCCGGCGCCCTCGACTTCGAGCTCGTCTCGGTCGCGGCATCCGACCCGCAGGGAGAGCGAACGGTCGTCATGGCCCACGAGCCGGGGCGGCGCATCCTCGGGGTGGACTGCTTCCGGGACGTCACCGTCGTCGGCTACCGCAGCGAGGGTCTCGAGCGGGTCGGCCTGCTCGACCCGCGCAACGGGCAGGTCGACGAGCTCGCCTTCGACGAGCCGCTCTTCTCCGCCGGTCCCGCCGGCAACCCGGAGTGGCACTCCCCGTTCCTGCGTCTGTCGTACACCTCGTTCGTGACGCCGTCGACCGTGTACGACCTGGACCTTGCGACACGTGAGCTCGTGCTGCGCAAGCAGCAGCCGGTGCTCGGCGGGTACGCGCCGGAGGAGTACGGCCAGGAACGCCGCTGGGCCACCGCGCCGGACGGCACGAGGGTGCCGATCTCCCTCGTGTGGAAGAAGTCCTTCGGGGACCCCGGCGCAGGCGTGCGCCCGGTGCATCTGTACGGGTATGGCTCCTACGAGCACTCGATCGATCCTGGCTTCTCCGTCGCCCGGCTCTCCGAACTCGATCGCGGAGTCGTGTTCGCCGTCGCGCACGTGCGCGGTGGCGGTGAGATGGGACGCGGCTGGTACGAGGACGGGAAACTGCGGAACAAGCGCAACACCTTCACCGACTTCGTCGCCTGCGCCGAGCACCTCATCGAGACCGGAGTGACGAGCGCCGAGCGTATGGTCGCCGAGGGCGGAAGCGCGGGCGGGCTCCTCATGGGCGCGGTCGCGAATCTCGCACCGTCGACCTTCGCCGGGATCCTCGCATCCGTGCCGTTCGTCGACGCGCTCACGTCGATCCTCGACCCATCTCTCCCGCTCACCGTCATCGAGTGGGACGAGTGGGGGGACCCGCTGCACGACCCGGAGGTGTACGAGTACATGAAGTCGTACACGCCGTATGAGAACGTGCGCCAGGATGCCGGGTACCCGCGGATCCTCGCCATGACCTCCCTCAATGACACGCGCGTGCTGTACGTGGAGCCGGCGAAGTGGGTCGCCGCCCTTCGGCACTCCGGCGCGAAGGACGTCCTGCTCAAGTGCGAGATGGCCGCCGGCCACGGCGGCGTGAGTGGGCGTTACAACGCGTGGCGGGAGCGCGCGTTCGAGCTCGCCTGGATGCTGGACACCCTCGGCCTCGCCTGA